TGGTGACCCGGAACTGAACGGCTCACCCGCAATATCCCGGAACCTTGATTACTACGTAGATACTGGCAGTTCGATCCTTGAAAACAGTCTTCTTATAACCTTCGATCCTCAAACTGGTCAGGACTGGATATCAGTAGGCTTCCCCGGATTCTCGGGTTCCCTATCCGGGATGAATGAGTCAGGAATCAGTGCCTGTCTTAACATGGGCAACAATCAGGGAACAAGTCAGTTCCCCGGTAAATTCATTCCAATATGCATGGCTCAGGCACTTGGGTTGTCTGATGAGGATTTCAACGGCAGCGGCTCATGTGACATGCAGGACATGCAGGATGCTCTCACAGGATGGAGCAGGTCGAATTCCTACGCCATCCATGTTGTAGCGGATAGAACACTTGCCGGACAGGATTCGTCCTCTGTAGTGGTTGAAGTCAACAACAAAAACGGTTTTGCTTTCAGGTATGCGGAAGATGAACCCGGTATTGCCCCGTGCAGAATGATTCTTTCCAATCACCACAGAGTTCTAATACCGTCAGTACCATGTTACCGCTATTCCTACCTCATGGATTCACTTACCACTAATCCCGATGTTACGCTCGTAAGACTGTGGGATTTCATGAAAGCTGTGGGATGGCCGGCAACACCCGGAACCGGAGGAACTATCCAGACGATGATATTCATGCCTGAACATCTGAAAATGGCTCTGGCTTTCGCAACCCTCTCAACTCCTTCGTACAATCAGGTCCCCGAGTGGATTGAATGGACGGATATTTTCCCCAACCATTCACCACAGGGTATCGAGGGTAGTGTTCATACGGAGCATACAATTCAGGTAAGTCC
The sequence above is a segment of the Candidatus Aegiribacteria sp. genome. Coding sequences within it:
- a CDS encoding T9SS type A sorting domain-containing protein → MKSLLLIIICLFISGPIQADVNGSVEYIGDIRILNLWGTWSEMGYAHGYLLGPDIGEVFQEYFLEMIGGALNYESARLYFLTFFDIPTEFVEYSQGIISGVSDTISIYSDSLGRYLDYIDICVVSSTPDLSALRGMKQFLCTSVSSWDDATVGDPELNGSPAISRNLDYYVDTGSSILENSLLITFDPQTGQDWISVGFPGFSGSLSGMNESGISACLNMGNNQGTSQFPGKFIPICMAQALGLSDEDFNGSGSCDMQDMQDALTGWSRSNSYAIHVVADRTLAGQDSSSVVVEVNNKNGFAFRYAEDEPGIAPCRMILSNHHRVLIPSVPCYRYSYLMDSLTTNPDVTLVRLWDFMKAVGWPATPGTGGTIQTMIFMPEHLKMALAFATLSTPSYNQVPEWIEWTDIFPNHSPQGIEGSVHTEHTIQVSPNPSSGIVTISFQDNIHDIAVYDTAGRKMEVNFMYQGDSAAIADLSSLPEGIYRISVQVDDGFLSEDVVIIR